The DNA window TCGATAAGCAGCTCGCGGCGTGAGGCGGGACAGCCCTCGTCGACCCAGTCCAGCGCGATGGCATCGAGAAAGCCGAGCGTGCCGGAGACCGCGATGCGGGCGCGTTCGTCGCTGCGACCGAGCAGCTCGCACAGCGTGTGGACGGCGGCGTCGCGGTGCTCGATGCGCAGGTGGATCGCCTCGAGCGGTTCCTCGCCGCTGCGGCGCCCGGCCGCCCACACGAAGGGGCGCGCGGCGATGTGGTCGAGGTAGGCGCGCACAAGCTCCGCGGGATCGCGGAAGCGGGTGAAGTCGAACGCCGTGTCCTGCAGGAACGCCGCGTATAGGCCCGCCTTGGAGCCGAAGTAGTGGAAGATGAGGCCCTCCGACACCCCGCAGCGTTGGGCGATAAGCTGGGCAGAGACATCGCCATAAGGCAGGGAAGCAAAGGTCGTGGTGGCGGCGTCGAGGATCTCGGCGCGGCGTTCCTCGACACTCAAGCGGCGCGTCATGCCCTTGAGCCTACATCCACGTGGAAGGAGCCCACCCACATGAAACCGCAACTCGCCGACGTGATCTGGTGGCACGTCTACCCGCTTGGCGCCACCGGCGCCCCCATCCGCGACCGCGCAGGCGACGACTCCGGGCACCGCCTGGGCCAGATCGAGGCCTGGCTGGACTACCTCATTGAGCTCGGCTGCAACGGGCTGTTGCTCGGCCCCATCTTCGAGTCGGTCACCCACGGCTACGACACCCTCGACCACTACCGCATCGACGCCCGGCTTGGCGACGACGCCGACTTCGACAGTCTCATTGCCGCCTGCCACGAGCGTGGCATCCAGGTCATGCTCGACGGCGTGTTCAACCACGTCGCCCGCACCCACCCCTGGGTTGCCGAGGGCCTGGCCGGAGACACCGACTGGGAGGGCCACGCCGATCTAGCCACCCTGCACCACGAGGACCCGCGCATTATCGATGCGGTGGTGGACATCATGTGCCACTGGCTGCGCCGCGGCATCCAGGGCTGGCGCCTGGACGTGGCCTACTCGGTGCCGCCCGAGTTCTGGCGCACCGTGCTTGCGCGCGTGCGCGAGGAGTTCCCCGACGTGCTCATCCTCGGCGAGGTCATCCACGGCGACTACGCTGCGATCACCGAGGCCGGCACCCTCGACGCGGTCACGCAGTACGAGCTGTGGAAGGGGCTGTGGTCCTCCATCGCGGACACGAACTTCTGGGAGCTCGACCACGCGATCGGTCGCCACGCGGAGATCGCCGCGCGCACCCTGCCCAACACCTTCATCGGCAACCACGACGTCGACCGCATCGCCTCCAAGGTGGGCCAGGACGGCGAGATCATCGCGCTCGCGCTGCTGATGAGCCTGCCCGGCATGCCGAGCCTCTATTACGGCGACGAGCAGGGCTTCGAGGCGCGGCGCGGCGAAGGTTTTGCCGCCGACGATCCCGTACGACCCCCGCTGCCCGCCACGCCTGCGGAGCTGTCTGAACTGGGCAGCTGGGTGCTCGCCGAGCACAAGAAGCTCATCGGCGTGCGCCGCCGCAACCAGTGGCTCACCCACGCCGAGGTAGAAGTCCTGGACAAGCAAAACGCCACGATCTCCCTGCGGAGTCGTGGCGCGGACGGCGAGGAAATCCAGACCGACGCGTGGCTAGAGCCCACCTACGGGGTGCGCATCCGCGCCGGGGAAGAGGTCCTCTACGAGTGGCAGGCCTAGAAAGGCAGTGAGGAGCCCGGTGCGTACTGGGCGAGCAGCTGCTGCGCGATGACCGCCAGGTCCGGCAGGCGCACCGTGGCCACGTTGGCCACCGGGGCGTCAAAAGTCGGCACGCCCTGCGGCGCGAGCACGATCAGCGGTTTCCCAGGCTGAGCCGGTGCAGGTTTCGCGGGAGCAGGCTGGGCTTGCTGGGCCTGCTGTGCTGGAGCAGGTTTCGCCGGGGCCTGCTGGCTACCGCCCTGGTTGCCACCGTTCGTGCCCTTCAGCCCGCAGCGGTTGGCCGCGCTCTCGACGCGCGCGAGTGCGTCGAGGATCTGCGGTCCGCGGCTGTCGAAGCGGGCGATGGTGCGCGCCTGGCGCACCTTGGCGTTGTAGTCGGCGTCGTTGGTCCAGTACTTTTCTGCCTGCTCGCAGGAGATTTCGCCGGCGGGAAGTTTCGCCAGGGCATCATCAATTGCGTCGGCGTGGGCGGGCTGGGCGGCAAAGAGGGTGCCCGCGGCAGCCGCGGACAGTGCAATAGCGCGAATCTTCATGCGGCCCAGTATGGCACGGATGTGACTGATGTGAAAGGGGTGCGAAAGGGGTTACGCCTTCACCATGCGCCGCACCAGGCTCCGATACGCCTTGACGGTCAGCTCCACGTCCTCCACTTCCACGTACTCGTCGTGGCTGTGCAGAAGGTCGAGCACCTGGCCGAGTGTGCGCTCGCGCTGGTGCAGCGCAAAGCCGTAGCCGACCCCGCCCTTGCGGCGCGCAAAGCGCAGGTCCGAGCCGCCGGCGGCGAGCGTCGGCACCACGGCGGCGTCGGGGAAGAACTCGGCGAAGGTGTCCACGATCGCTTCGTACAGCGGGCCTTCGGTCGGGGAAACCGTGGCGTCCTCGGTGATCAGGTGGGTGATTTCCACCTCGTCGGCCATGTCACCGAGTGCCTCGCGCAACAGCTCGTCGATCTCCTCCTGGGTCTGACCCGGCAGCTGGCGGATGTCTAAATCCAGCGAGGCTTCCGAAGGCAGCACGTTGATGGCCCCGCCCGCACGCAGCACCGTCGGTGCCACGGTGAGGTGGCTCATCGCGTGCGAGTAGCGCTGGAGCTGACCGAAGGCCTCGTAGCCCTCGCCGGCAAGCAGCGCCGCCTCGGTCGCCTCGTCGAACTTCCACGCCCGCACGTAGCCGGGCCACGGCTCGTCCGAGGTCACCGGCGGATTGAGCGCCGCGATGCGCTCCGCCACCTTGCCGATCTTGGCGATGGTTAAGTCCCGCCCGTGCGGGGTGGAGCCGTGCCCCGCGTCCCCGTGCACTGTCAGGCGGCGCTGTGCCGCACCCTTCTCGCCGACGACGACCACCAGTGCGTCCGAGCCGTCCTGCACCGGAAGGTGCGAGCCTCCCTCTTCAGAGAGGCAGTTCTTCCACGAGAAGGCGTCCGGGTGGTGCTCGGCGAGCCAGCCGACCCCGAGCCCGCCGCGGGCTTCTTCGTCCGCGCAGCCGACAAACGTCAGGGTGCCGGTGGGCTGGGTGCCGCTTAAGGCGACGTCGCGCACCACGGCGGCCATAGCGGCGGTGATGTAGAGCATGTCGGTGGCGCCGCGGCCGTAGATGCGCCCGTCGATAAGCTGGGCCCCAAAGGGCTCCTTTGTCCACTTCGCCGCATCAACCGGCACCACGTCGGTGTGGCCGAGCAGGGTCAGCGGCTCGGCCTCAGGGTCCGAACCCTCCAGCGTAAAGGCGATGGAGGTGCGCCCCGGATGGGACTCGAAGCGCTCGACGCGCACGTTGGGGCAATCCGCGAAAAAGCGTTCGAGCGCATCCGCGGCCTTGTGCTCCTGCCCGGAATCGGGGGTGAGATCGTTGACGCACGCGAGCTGAATTAACTCTTGCAGCAGCGCAACTGTGGTATCTGCGAGAGAAGAAGCAGTAGACACTGCATACCCACTTTCTTAAATTTGACTAATAGGGTAATTTACGGGTGTTGAAATGATGGAAGCGATCACCGTTTCCAAGAATAACGTGCATCCGGTAGATGGAGCGGAGGTAGAGGAGCGACAATGGCCCGTCGAGAGGGCAGTATGGACCCCCGCGCAGTACGGACCCGCGGGGCATTCCTGAATGCCACAAGGGAACTCCAGCTGGAAAATAAGACCGAGGACATTACGGTCTCCGCAATCGTGAAGCGCGCCGGCATGAGCCGCCAGGTCTTCTACGAGCACTACGACGGCCGTGACGCCGTGGTCGGCGCGCTCATCGAGCACACCTTCCGCCCCGTCATCGACGCATATATCAAGGAATACATCGAAAGCGACAACCCGCGCGCCGCCATCGACGTGCTCGTCGGCGGCATGTACGAGGAGCGCGACCTTTTGCTTAACGTGGTCGGCGGCCCGGCTTTGCCCGCTGTGCTGGGGGTCTTTACCACCCCGGAGCAGCCGATGCTGCGCAACGCGGTCGACTCCTTGCAAGAGCGCCTGGGCAAGATCGACCAGCAGTACCAGGAGGACCTCGGCGATCTGTTGCGTGCTGGTGCCTTCCGCTTGATGGTCAAGTCCGTACGGGAAGCAGGCAGCGCCGCCGAAGCCGCCGACCGCGTCGCTGAGGTGCTCGGTATCCTGCGCAAGGCGTTTTAAATGACCCAGGCGAAGAACGTGGCACGGAGACAGGGCAGTGTTGACCCGCGGGCGGTCCGCACCCGCGAGGCGCTCGTGAGCGCCACAATCGAGTTGCTCGCCACCAAGCGGGTGGACCAGCTTTCCGTCTCTGGCATTGTGAAGGCGGCGCAGGTGAGCCGCCAGGTCTTCTACGAGCATTTCCAGGACCGCGACGGCGTGGTGCTCGCGGCCGGGGAGGCCGTGCTCGCGCCTGCCTACGAGGAGTTTGCCGCTAACTTCGTCGGCGATGAAAGCTACCCGGAGCAGGTGCGCCAGCTCGCCCGCGCGATTGAGCCGTACCGGCCGATGGTGTGCCACCTCATCGATTCCCCGGTGCACGCGAAGCTCAACCAGGTGCTGTGCGCCCTGCTGTTCACGCCGATCCGCGACGGGCTCAGGGAGATGCTCGATGAGCAGGGCAAAAAGGCCTCGGGGCAGCTTCTCGACGACGCGGCGGTGTTCATGATCGCCGGCACCCAGAACCTGTTTATTCGGGCCTACCGCGACCAGCTTGGGGCCGGGGCGACGGCGGAGCGCATCGAGCAGCTGCGCCTCCTCCTCGGCGGCTTCTAGACGGTGCCGAGCGTGGCTGCCAGTTTGTCGAGGGCGTCGGTGGTGTCGGAAAAGGACCCGATCTCGCTGGTTGCGGCCACGGCGATGCCGTAGCGCTTCTCACCCAGCGTGGCGTAGCCGAACTGGCGGGACTCCCACGTCCCCTCGGGTGTATCGCTCCAGCCGCCCTTGAAAGGGATGCCCAGGTTGCCCAGGCCCCAGGCTTGCGACTCGTCCACGTGCTCCATGAGGTCGAGCACGAAGGCGGTATTTTCGTCCGGCTCCGAATCGGCAAGTTGCGCCAGGTAGAGGCCGTACTTCGCCTGCGACTCGACGGACCACTCGCTCGTACCCCAGATCGGGGAAGGTGCCATGTCCGCGTCTGCCTTGGCAATCTCCTCGCCAACAAACTTCTCCGCCCCGCCGGAGGCCTCCAGGCACCACCAGAGCTGGTCGGTCGAGGCGTTGTCGGAGACCTCGATCATGGAGGTCATCAGCGCCTCGCGCATCGCCTTATCGACGTCACAGTGCTCGAGTGCGGCAAACGCCACCGGCACCTTGATCGTGGACCAGGAGCGCAGCATGCTGGTGTCGCCGGCGCGGGTGGCGGAGAAGTCGTCGTCGATAAGCACGATGCCCAGCTCGGTGTCAGTTTCGCGCGAAATCTTTGACACCTCGTCTTCGAGCCACTGCGGGTCCACGCCTAGGTACTCGTCCTGCTCGGTGAGCACGGGTGCCAGCTCCTCTTGCGGCGGCTCCTGGCAGGCGGAAAGCACGCCGATTGTGCAGAGCAGCGCGGCGAGAGTCCGTTTCACAGCTTCTTGAACTCCCTCACCAAGTCGAAGCCGGTGTGCCCGTGGATCGCCTTGATCGTGCGGTAGTTGCCGGGTGCCGAAATCGTGGCGGTAGTGCCGTGGGCGAGGATGTGCTCGGAGCGGCTGAGCTCGCGGATCGCCACCAGGCGCACCCGGTCCGGGTGCTCCTGGACCAGGTCCGAGTAGAGCATGGGGTCGTGCTGCCCGTCGTCGCCGACCAGCGTCCAGCGGATGTTGGGGAAGTCCACGATGAGGTTGCGCAGCGCGACCCGCTTGTGTTCTTGGCCGCTGCGGAACAGCCCGGTCGGGGTCGGGCCCCAGTCGGTGAGCAGCAGGGGGCCGGGCGGCAGCTTCTCGCGCGCGATGAAGTCCGTGAGCGTGTCGAACGTGTTCCACGCGCCGGTGGATACGTAGAACGTCGGCTCGCCGGGGGCGAGGAGTTCCGCGTACAGGTTGCGCATGCCGGGCACGGGCTGGCGGGTGTTTGTCTTCTTCACCCAGGAGTTCCAGGCGGCGAGCATGGCGCGCGGCAGCATAGTCACCATGATCGTGTCGTCCACGTCGGAGATCAGGCCGTGCGTGACGTCGTCGGCGATGATCTGCACCCGCGCCTCGGTGGCCTCGGCGCTCAAGGGGGTGCGCACGGTGGCAGTGTGCCAGCCGGGTTGAAGCCCGTGGTCCAGAATCAGTACTTCAAGGTAGCCGTTGCGGTCGGTCTGGGCGGTGACGCGCTGCTCACCCAGCTCGACGGTGACTGCGATGTTGGGGACCTGGGTGGTGAAGAACTGGCGGTAACCGCGCTCCACCTTGGTTTTCGGCTCGCGCTCCGGGTCGGCCATGAGCACGCGGCCGAGCACGCGGGCGCGCTCGGAGTTGCCGTAGCCGGTAAAACCGGTGACTTGCGGTACCCAGCCGCGGCGCGATTTCGCCTTCACGTCGGCGCTGTTGATGCGGTGCTCCGCCCAGCGGACCACGTCTGAAAATCCCATAAGCCAGTAGTCTAGGCGCTATGGATGTTGTGGGAAGTGCGCACGTGGCCGTCGATACACTCATTGAGCTCTATGAAGTGTCGTGCGAGCGTGCGCGCGACGCGATGAGCAGCGGGGACTACGCGCGCTACGAGGATGTCTACTATCCCAAGCTGTCCGTGACGATCGACGATTGGGTGCCGGTGGACCGCTCCGAGCCCTTCGGCTACGTCGACGAGTCCGGGGTGTACAGCGCGGAGCTTTCGCGCCCGGACCTGATGGCACCGTACCTGCGCGCTCAACTCGAGGCGTTGACCGGCAATTACGAGTGCGTTATCCGCGTTGGCTACTCGGACACCCGCATCCCGCCCGAGTACATCCGGGGCACCGGCACCCGCCCCGCGAACGCCCCCTCCGTGCCGCGGCCGACCCTCGACGAGGTGCACGACGCGATTATCGACGGCCACTGGGACGCCTTTCACGGCAACGAAAAGCCGCTCTTCCACTTCGGCCCCCAACGCTTCGACCTCGCGCTCGCCCGGCTCGAGCACTACACGGGCATCCAGGTCGAGTCGCTGCAGAAGTACATTCTGTTTACCAACTACGACATGCACGTCACCGAGTTCGTGAAATTCGGCGAGTCGGAGCTTGCGCGCGAAGGCTCTCGCTACACGCGCCTGGTCACACCGGAGGGCAACGCGAAGTACCAGATGCCGCGCTACGACCTGGTCACTGAGGACGGCGACGGCATCACCATGATCAACATCGGCGTCGGCCCCTCGAACGCGAAGACCATCACGGATTCGCTGGCGGTGCTGCGCCCGGAGGCGTGGATCATGATTGGCCACTGCGCGGGCATGGACGCACGCATGCGCATCGGCGACCTCATCCTGGGCAACGCGTATGAGCGCAAGGACTCGGTGTTGGACGAGCACATCCGCCCAGACTCGCCGATCCCGGCCGTGCCCGAGATCCAGCGCACCCTGGAAAAGGCGGTCTCCAAGATCTACGGGCAGGACTCCGCGCTCATGCGCACCGGCACCGTGCTGTCCACCGGCGACCGCAACTGGGAGTGGAAGACGCCGCAGGATTTGTGGGAGTGGCTGCGCGGCTCGACGGCGGCCGCGGTGGACATGGAGTCCTGCACCATCGCCGCGAACGGCTACCGGTATCGCGTGCCCTACGGCGCGCTGCTGGCCGTGTCCGACCTGCCGCTGCACGCGGTGCCAAAGCTTCCTGCGGCCGCGCAGGCCTTCTACTCCAACTCGAAGGAGGCGCACGTGATGTGCGCGGTGCGCGCGATGGAGAAGCTGGCGAAGAACCCGCAGCGGCTGCGCACCCGCAAGCTGCGCCGTACGATTGGAGAGCTGCCATTCCGGTAGATTCCTTCAACGACCCGGCGATCCAAATGGCGCACGCGAGCGCCGTGCGCTCCATCGAGCGGGTCGTCCACGAAACCACCACGCCAACGGACCCGGAGCTAGCGATCCAGCGAGTAGTAGAGCAGCTGCGCGCCGGCAAAGTCCTGGTGATCACCGGCGCGGGCGTGTCCACCGACTCCGGCATCCCCGACTACCGCTCCGCGGGCGGCCGCCTGACTAAGGGCCGGCCGATGACGTACCAGGAGTTCGCCCACTCACCGACGCAGGTACGCCGCTACTGGGCGCGCGCGTTCGTCGGCATGCAGTTCATGCGCGCCGCCGCACCGAACCGCACCCACTTCGCGCTGGTCGAGCTGGAGCGCGCCGGGCTGCTCACCGGCATTGTCACCCAGAACGTCGACGGGCTGCACGCCCAAGCCGGCTCGCGCAAGGTCATCGCGCTGCACGGAGATATGGAGAAGGTCGTCTGCCTTGATTGCGGCGCGCGCCATGCCCGCTCGCTTATCGACGCCCTGCTCACCCAAGCCAACCCCAACTATTTCGATTCCGTTGAGGTCACAGGAAACATGATCAACCCCGACGGCGACGTGGAGCTGCGCGCCGAAGACGTCGAGCGCTTCCGCATGATCGACTGCCCGACGTGCGGCGGCCAGCGGCTGAAGCCTTCGGTGGTCTACTTTGGGGAGAACGTGCCGAGGGGGCGTCGACAAGCGGCGCACGACTGGCTCGAGGAGTCGAATTCTGTGCTCGCGCTGGGGACCTCGCTTGCGGTGATGAGCGGCTACCGCTTCGTCATCGACGCCCGCAAGCAGGGCAAACCCGTCTCGGTGGTCAACGGCGGGCCGGGCCGCGGCGACCCGAAGGCGACGACGCTGTGGCGCACCGGGGTCGCTGAGGCAATGGACGCCATCCTCGACGGGCTGGAGCTTTAGGAAGTTTTGGCCGAAAAGTTGTCCCAGACCTTTGTGTCCAGGATCTTCTCGCGCGTGGCCACCACGGCGGCGACGACGGCCTGACCGGTGACGTTGACGGCGGTGCGGCCCATGTCGATGATCGGCTCGACCGCGAGCAGCAGGCCGACGCCGGACAGCGGCAGCCCCAGCGTGGACAGCGTCAGGGTGAGCATGACGGTCGCGCCGGTCGTGCCGGCGGTGGCGGCCGAGCCCAGCACGGACACGATCACGATGAGCAGGTAGTCGGTCGCGCCGAGATCAATGCCGTAGAACTGTGCGACGAACAGGGCGGCGATGGCGGGGTAGATGGAGGCGCAGCCGTCCATCTTGGTGGTTGCACCCAGCGGCATGGCAAAGGAGGCGTACTCGGTGGGCACGCCCATGGATTGCTCGACGGTGCGCTGGTTCACCGGCATCACACCCATGGAGGAGCGGGTAACAAAGCCGAGCATGGTCACCGGCCAGACGCGGCGGGCGAACTCGATGACGTTGATCTTGTTCGCCATAAGTACCAGCGGGTAGAGCACGAAGATGACCAGGGCAAGCCCGATGTAGATGGCCAGGACGAACTGGCCGAGGCTGCTCATGGCCGCCCAGCCGTAGGTGGCGACCGCGTTACCGATCAGCGCCGCGGTGCCGATCGGGGCGAGCCGGATGACCCACCACAGGACGACCTGGATGACGGAGAGCAGGGACTCAGAAAACTGGATAAACGGCTCGGCCGACTTGCCCGCCTTCACGGCGGCGATGCCGATGAGCAGGGAGACGACCAAGATCTGCAGGACGTTGAAGTTCACCGCCGCACCAGATTCAGTTACCTTGGCGGTCAGGCCCAGGAAGTTCGAGGGCACGACGGAGTCCAAGAAGCCCATCCAGGAGCCGGTGGTCGACGGCTCGGCGGCGTCGGCGGCATCGACGGTGGAGTTCGCGCCGGGCTTGAGGATCGCGCCGACGGCAATGCCGATGAGCACGGAGAAAAACGCGGTAATGGCAAACCAGATCAGGGTCTGGGCAGCGAGCCGGGCCGCGTTGGTGACCTCGCGGAGCTTGGCAATCGAGGTCACCACTGCGGT is part of the Corynebacterium imitans genome and encodes:
- a CDS encoding TetR/AcrR family transcriptional regulator, producing MTRRLSVEERRAEILDAATTTFASLPYGDVSAQLIAQRCGVSEGLIFHYFGSKAGLYAAFLQDTAFDFTRFRDPAELVRAYLDHIAARPFVWAAGRRSGEEPLEAIHLRIEHRDAAVHTLCELLGRSDERARIAVSGTLGFLDAIALDWVDEGCPASRRELLIDATLAALNAAC
- a CDS encoding alpha-amylase family protein, with the protein product MKPQLADVIWWHVYPLGATGAPIRDRAGDDSGHRLGQIEAWLDYLIELGCNGLLLGPIFESVTHGYDTLDHYRIDARLGDDADFDSLIAACHERGIQVMLDGVFNHVARTHPWVAEGLAGDTDWEGHADLATLHHEDPRIIDAVVDIMCHWLRRGIQGWRLDVAYSVPPEFWRTVLARVREEFPDVLILGEVIHGDYAAITEAGTLDAVTQYELWKGLWSSIADTNFWELDHAIGRHAEIAARTLPNTFIGNHDVDRIASKVGQDGEIIALALLMSLPGMPSLYYGDEQGFEARRGEGFAADDPVRPPLPATPAELSELGSWVLAEHKKLIGVRRRNQWLTHAEVEVLDKQNATISLRSRGADGEEIQTDAWLEPTYGVRIRAGEEVLYEWQA
- a CDS encoding M20/M25/M40 family metallo-hydrolase; translation: MSTASSLADTTVALLQELIQLACVNDLTPDSGQEHKAADALERFFADCPNVRVERFESHPGRTSIAFTLEGSDPEAEPLTLLGHTDVVPVDAAKWTKEPFGAQLIDGRIYGRGATDMLYITAAMAAVVRDVALSGTQPTGTLTFVGCADEEARGGLGVGWLAEHHPDAFSWKNCLSEEGGSHLPVQDGSDALVVVVGEKGAAQRRLTVHGDAGHGSTPHGRDLTIAKIGKVAERIAALNPPVTSDEPWPGYVRAWKFDEATEAALLAGEGYEAFGQLQRYSHAMSHLTVAPTVLRAGGAINVLPSEASLDLDIRQLPGQTQEEIDELLREALGDMADEVEITHLITEDATVSPTEGPLYEAIVDTFAEFFPDAAVVPTLAAGGSDLRFARRKGGVGYGFALHQRERTLGQVLDLLHSHDEYVEVEDVELTVKAYRSLVRRMVKA
- a CDS encoding TetR/AcrR family transcriptional regulator; translation: MARREGSMDPRAVRTRGAFLNATRELQLENKTEDITVSAIVKRAGMSRQVFYEHYDGRDAVVGALIEHTFRPVIDAYIKEYIESDNPRAAIDVLVGGMYEERDLLLNVVGGPALPAVLGVFTTPEQPMLRNAVDSLQERLGKIDQQYQEDLGDLLRAGAFRLMVKSVREAGSAAEAADRVAEVLGILRKAF
- a CDS encoding TetR/AcrR family transcriptional regulator produces the protein MTQAKNVARRQGSVDPRAVRTREALVSATIELLATKRVDQLSVSGIVKAAQVSRQVFYEHFQDRDGVVLAAGEAVLAPAYEEFAANFVGDESYPEQVRQLARAIEPYRPMVCHLIDSPVHAKLNQVLCALLFTPIRDGLREMLDEQGKKASGQLLDDAAVFMIAGTQNLFIRAYRDQLGAGATAERIEQLRLLLGGF
- a CDS encoding App1 family protein — protein: MGFSDVVRWAEHRINSADVKAKSRRGWVPQVTGFTGYGNSERARVLGRVLMADPEREPKTKVERGYRQFFTTQVPNIAVTVELGEQRVTAQTDRNGYLEVLILDHGLQPGWHTATVRTPLSAEATEARVQIIADDVTHGLISDVDDTIMVTMLPRAMLAAWNSWVKKTNTRQPVPGMRNLYAELLAPGEPTFYVSTGAWNTFDTLTDFIAREKLPPGPLLLTDWGPTPTGLFRSGQEHKRVALRNLIVDFPNIRWTLVGDDGQHDPMLYSDLVQEHPDRVRLVAIRELSRSEHILAHGTTATISAPGNYRTIKAIHGHTGFDLVREFKKL
- the amn gene encoding AMP nucleosidase, whose protein sequence is MDVVGSAHVAVDTLIELYEVSCERARDAMSSGDYARYEDVYYPKLSVTIDDWVPVDRSEPFGYVDESGVYSAELSRPDLMAPYLRAQLEALTGNYECVIRVGYSDTRIPPEYIRGTGTRPANAPSVPRPTLDEVHDAIIDGHWDAFHGNEKPLFHFGPQRFDLALARLEHYTGIQVESLQKYILFTNYDMHVTEFVKFGESELAREGSRYTRLVTPEGNAKYQMPRYDLVTEDGDGITMINIGVGPSNAKTITDSLAVLRPEAWIMIGHCAGMDARMRIGDLILGNAYERKDSVLDEHIRPDSPIPAVPEIQRTLEKAVSKIYGQDSALMRTGTVLSTGDRNWEWKTPQDLWEWLRGSTAAAVDMESCTIAANGYRYRVPYGALLAVSDLPLHAVPKLPAAAQAFYSNSKEAHVMCAVRAMEKLAKNPQRLRTRKLRRTIGELPFR
- a CDS encoding Sir2 family NAD-dependent protein deacetylase; the protein is MAHASAVRSIERVVHETTTPTDPELAIQRVVEQLRAGKVLVITGAGVSTDSGIPDYRSAGGRLTKGRPMTYQEFAHSPTQVRRYWARAFVGMQFMRAAAPNRTHFALVELERAGLLTGIVTQNVDGLHAQAGSRKVIALHGDMEKVVCLDCGARHARSLIDALLTQANPNYFDSVEVTGNMINPDGDVELRAEDVERFRMIDCPTCGGQRLKPSVVYFGENVPRGRRQAAHDWLEESNSVLALGTSLAVMSGYRFVIDARKQGKPVSVVNGGPGRGDPKATTLWRTGVAEAMDAILDGLEL
- a CDS encoding dicarboxylate/amino acid:cation symporter; its protein translation is MSLPKWATGFGAQVIYGLIIGLVLGLIADDWLAGLLEWVGGTYVQLLKLLIPPLVFTAVVTSIAKLREVTNAARLAAQTLIWFAITAFFSVLIGIAVGAILKPGANSTVDAADAAEPSTTGSWMGFLDSVVPSNFLGLTAKVTESGAAVNFNVLQILVVSLLIGIAAVKAGKSAEPFIQFSESLLSVIQVVLWWVIRLAPIGTAALIGNAVATYGWAAMSSLGQFVLAIYIGLALVIFVLYPLVLMANKINVIEFARRVWPVTMLGFVTRSSMGVMPVNQRTVEQSMGVPTEYASFAMPLGATTKMDGCASIYPAIAALFVAQFYGIDLGATDYLLIVIVSVLGSAATAGTTGATVMLTLTLSTLGLPLSGVGLLLAVEPIIDMGRTAVNVTGQAVVAAVVATREKILDTKVWDNFSAKTS